TCCAAATCTTCTGCATCTCTTCCAATGAAATTCTTTTTGATAACGGAACATCTTGAAAAAAACAAGCCGTATCCGTCCAGTCACCATCAATGAGTAAAGATAAAACCAATCTCAGATACATTCCCATAAAGAAATATCTGTTCCCACATTTTCTTTTTGATATTTCTGACTCTTTATGAAAAATATTGATTTTTCCTTCTATGTTCTTATATGTTTGAATCGCTTTTTCACAATATTCTTCCAATATCTCTTTATCATAAATCTGAAAGAATTCTTTCTTTATCCAGTCATAATCTACTTGTTTTTCATCCCGTTGTTGCTGTAAACTTTGTCCATTATCTAGATTGATGCAATCTCCCATTTCATGATGAAAATATATAACCGTACTGATAAATTCTGAAACACTTTTTTCCTTCAGTAACTCCCTGATTAATCTTCCGCCAGCAGTAGAATGATCCAAACCATGTTTATGAGTATCATCTCCATATTGTAGAATCCTCTCAAAATCTTCTTGATTTTCTCTTCCCAGCTTTCCTGCATCATGGAACAGCCCTATCAAAGTAACCAGTATCTTCAATTCTGAAAGAGAACAAGTCTCCGCCGCATAGTTCGCAACATTTTCTGAATGCTCTTTCATCGTCTGATATCTTCCTGATTCATAGTCTACATGCACCAAATCTCTTTTTATTTCGATTTTATTTTCCATCTAGCCCTCTTGTGTTATCTGTGTATATTTTTCTTTATTCAGTTTTCTATTTTGTATATTTTTACTATATTTTATCAAATTAAAGAATGCCATACAAGGCAGAATCCAAGAAAGCATTCGCTTTATAAAATATCAAAGGATTCTGCCTTACTCATGTTTTATTTTCCGTATCCCCTCGGTAACTTTAATAAATTATCCGTTACTGTATCATTCGCCTCTGAACGAACATATTTTTCTCCCAATATACTCATTACCGGAACTAAATACGGATAAGGAAATATATTTACTTGTATTGATTTTGGAAATTGTTTTAGATAATCATAGACTTCTGCTTTTTTCCAATATGTACCTGTTTGATCAATATAGATAGAATCTATATCCTGTACATTTCTTGAATTACCACAGTTACTTTTCATCTGAATTTTCATTGCTTTCATTGTCATCTTTGCATTCTCCTTCTTGAATATATAATTTTGTAACGAAAATATATAAAATGACTTTACAAAAGCAAACTAATTATTTAGAATAGATTTTGCTAAGTGTATTCTATTAATTAGATGCATTTGAATACCGTTTGATATTACCAGTATCAAGCGGTTTTTTTATTATATTTTTCATTACATTTTTACTATACTCCTATAAGTTCTAATTTGTCAATATTTATTTTTCTACCTTCCCTTAAGGTAAAACAATATTTGTATTCATTTTTATAGTCAAATCCTCTTGATTTGACTATAATATGGTATTGCTACCATCCCTATAGGTTTTTCAACTCACAGATATTTACTATATCTGACATTTCATAAGAGATAGAATCTTATAAATATATTTTACATCTCTTATGTCTTTGTCCAGTTCGATCCATTTGTGCCTAAGCAACTTCTAATCTCTGAAAAAACTGTACAATCGTTATTATACGAATATCTTTAATATTTTTCAAGCTGTAATCTCTTGTGATAAACAACAATAACATCCTTGGAAAAACCATTTTAACTCACATCCTCGTAAGACGGATGACTGAGTACCATCATTGCGAGAATTACGGAAGCGATATTTCAACTCTCATCCTCATGAAGAGGATGACTCAGAGAGCTTACGCTGTTCCCAAACATTTGGCACTTATTTCATTAATATCTTATGCCCACACTGATAATCTTTAAAAATTTCATATTTCTGCCTGAATAATATGTCCAAAATTCATTTCATCTTTGAATAAATCGTACACATATTCCGGACTTTCCAAATATAATCCTGTCTCTTTATCTATAAGTTTTTCAAAAACTTCTGAATTGTAAAATTTATTCATAGCTTCGTCATATTCTATACTCTGATCGGTACTAATCATATCTATAATATCTTGTATCGAATATTCCAATAACTGATCTTTTTTACACATTTCTACTCATCACCTTTCTCAAAAGTTTCACACTCTTTTCTGTATGAAAAGAATATTGCGAAGAAGTCTTTTTATAAATCATTCCCTTTAACAACGTTTCGAAATCTATGATTTCATTTTCATACTGTCGAAACAACAAAGCCATATTATCATCTGCAACAGGACCTATAACGATATCATATTTGTTATCTTTATTACACAAAACATCCTGTACATCCATAAATGCCCTGCTTCTATTATTCATTACAAATTTTGCCCATTCTTCCGTTGTCCATATCCCGAAATTCTTAATTCTGAGATTATTTAAATCTTTAAAATTATCATCAATCTCATAAACATTCAAAATCGGTGATTGTCCATAAATTTTTGCTACTCTTATCGCCATTTTTTCGGCTTGTTCTTCAATATCCGTCAGATAAAATCCCTGACCAAAATCCTTGTATGGTCTGCACATTGCCAGATTTATATTATCAATTGCTATATTACTCCCATGATATAATCTCATAATGTACCTCCATTTTTTTTACATAAAATTTCCAAATCATCTAATATAGTATCAAAGTCCAACGTATGTTCCACATCATAATTTTCTTTAATAAAAGCTATTCCTTTAAATTGAAAAAGATACCGAAAGGCCTCTTTACTGCTCAGCTTATGCCTATTGGCAAATTCATTTACACACGCAACAGTAAAACCGATTTTTCTTTTCTGTTCACTCATTAAAAAACTTCCTTCCTGCATTTAAACATGCCTAACTATTGCCTATAGTTTAATCGTATCATAAGTTCTCTTATTTTTTACAAAAAACACTCTGCTTGCCAAATTTATCTGTTTTTGTTCTAATCATAATATGAAAATTGAATTTTTTCTATTTCAAGTTGAACGTCCGTGAGACTTGGCGCGTGATTCTGGTCAGCGAAGCTGGCATATTCCTATTAGAATCACTGCGCATCCTCGCGGAGCGTTTATCTCAGTCGGAGATTGGACTCTCACTGGGACAAATTTTCTATTACTCACCACCTGAAGAGGTGGGAGTCTTCTCGACTGAGATAAACATATTTTGTAACATAAATTTCTTAATATTTCGCAATTCATCACACTTCTGCTGGTGAAGAGTGATGAGGTTATCGAGGTTAGAAAAATATAAACCAATTTTTTCTTGCTCTGATTTATTCGGAATCTTCAAGCAAAGATTTTCCAACACTGTTTGACTGATATTTTTATTTGCACTATTAGTAGCTTGTGCCATAATTTGATTTCGTACGGATTCTATTCCAAATAAAAACCTTTTAAAATTATTATCCAATCCATATTCATCTCGAAATCTTATAATAAATCCAGAATATGTTGTATTTTCAAGATTTTGTAGTACTAAGGCAGCTTCTCCTACACCTTCCAATTTTACCGAAGAGCGTACAAACAATACATCTCCCTTCTGCAAATTATAATCTTTCAGCTGTGAATCAGATGCCATTGCCTTCCCTAAATTTGTACCATCAATCACATTATTTCCGAATATATTTTGAAGATTTACAAATGGAAATCCTATTCCCATGGCTTCTTTGGAAAAGTTCATTCCATTCTTCAATGAACCAAGTTCTCCCAACTTACGCTGTTCCCAAGCATCAGTAATTTCAACTCACATCCTCACGAAGAGGATGACGCTTGATCGTAAACAATATCGTTGAGGCTATGACATTTCAACTCACATTCTCGCGAAGAGGATGACCCCTTCAGGATTCCGACACGCTGCTTTTTGTCATTATTTCAACTCACATCCTCGTGAAGAGGATGACTATGTTCGTGTGTCTACCGGGCATCAGGTCGATATTTCAACTCACATCCTCACGAGGAGGATGACCGCTGATTGCCTGCACTTTTGACATTTGCTGTTCTTTTCAACTCACATCCTCACGAGGAGGATGACTGCAACAGGTGGAAAGACATTGATGAGAATATTCGATTTTCAACTCACATCCTCACGAGGAGGATGACTGCTTCTTCTGCCGCCATGAACCGCGCGGCATTCATTTTTCAACTCACATCCTCACGAGGAGGATGACGCAGTTATCAATCTCTTTATGCTTTTGTCTAGTTTTTCAACTCACATCCTCACGAGGAGGATGACGAATCGTATTTCTACGTCTTGTTCGTAGTTAGTTTTTCAACTCACATCCTCACGAGGAGGATGACCATATCGGTCAATCGTACCTTGTGAACAGTTCTCCTTTTCAACTCACATCCTCACGAGGAGGATGACAGATTCCATGCTGACTTTTTCTGAGGGAAATATTTTTTCAACTCACATCCTCACGAGGAGGATGACACAACGACTATATGAAAGTGATTTGACGAATGAGCTTTTCAACTCACATCCTCACGAGGAGGATGACGAGGATCGGGAGCAATAGCAGATTGATAATTTCTTTTTTCAACTCACATCCTCACGAGGAGGATGACAGAAGATCCGCCGCAGACGGGAACGCTAATTCCTTTTCAACTCACATCCTCACGAGGAGGATGACCGCATGCACTGATCTTCGCTTTTCCATGATCGCTTTTCAACTCACATCCTCACGAGGAGGATGACGGAAGCGGAAGTGCAGCAGGGTACAGGCTACAACTTTTCAACTCACATCCTCACGAGGAGGACGACCAAGATCGTTGTGAGAGGAAAGGCAACGAACACTTTTCAACTCACATCCTCACGAGGAGGATGACTATCTGCAGCATGATCTGGATGCTATGAAAGAAGGATTTTCAACTCACATCCTCACGAGGAGGATGACAGTAAAGGCAAGAAATATAAAAGCAGGTTCAATTTTTCAACTCACATCCTCACGAGGAGGATGACATTGGCTTTTGCTACCTTCATGCTTGCTGGTGTTTTCAACTCACATCCTCACGAGGAGGATGACAGTTAATGCCTTTTTGATCTCATCTTTCATTCCTTTTCAACTCACATCCTCACGAGGAGGATGACGGACAGATGCAGTTATCAGATTTTATGGAGATGAATTTTCAACTCACATCCTCACGAGGAGGATGACTGTTGGAAACATTTCCACTGGTGCCTGCCCATTTTTTCAACTCACATCCTCACGAGGAGGATGACAGCAATTTTAAACAAAATCTTTTCATTTAAAATCAAACTTTATATACACTATAACATATTATTCGCTATTTTTTATATCTATAACTCTATATTATATCCTTTTTCTTCCCAAAAATATTCATATTCTGGTGCGAATGATTCAGCAAATTCCTGTTCACTTGCCTTTCGCACTCCACGTTTCCCTGTTCCATCACTACAAATCCATTTTCCCTAGTGCAATGCCTTTGTTGGGCAATCTTTTGTGCATTCATAGCAAAGAATGCATTCAGTTCCATTTTTTCGCTTTCGGGATTCCTTATTAACTTCCACGTTCATCGGACAGACGCGCAAGCATTTGTCACAATGAATACATTTACTCTCGTCACAATGGACACGTAAAAACGAAAAATAACTCATCGGCTTGAGGAATACCGTAACAGGGCACAGATATTTGCAAAATGCACGATTATCCTTGAGTACAAATGCCAGTCCGATACCTAAGATATAATAAAGCACATTTCCTACGATGAATAGCCAAAACATAATTTGTTCCAGGTTTGCAATTTTTATCAGCATCAAACCGGATACCAACGCTAATGACAGTATAAACATCACATAACGAAGAAAACAAAGCTTCTCTTTTCGTGGATTTTGTGGCTGTTTGTAAGGTAGAAAATCCAGCACCATGACTGTCCAACAGGCATAACCACACCAACCGCGCCCAAAAAACAGTGGACCAAATATTTTCGCCACAGCATAATGAATAGTTGCCGCTTCAAAAACGCCTAAGAACAGATAGTACCAGAATCCCTCAATCTGCATATTTTCATGGGAAATTACACCGAGATACAACAACATATAGCTTCCCACCGCCAATTGTATGAAATGCCTGGCATACCGTTTTCCGGCGGTAAATAGTGCTGTTCCCAGCCCAAGGCAGCCTCCTATGTAGCTAAAATTTAATAAATAAAATAGATTTTTCTTAACAAGCCACAGTGTAACTGCCACTATCTCAAATAGCAGAAATAGCAAAATTGATGGCACATATTTGCGAAACTTGTTTCTTTTAATTGGTTCTTTTTGTGCGGGTTTGCTCTGAACTCTTTTATCTTTATTCATAGAGGCCTCCTTATCATTTAGCTTTTATTCTTAATTATACGTTCCGTCCCGTGATTTCAGCAAGTGAGAAAATAGAAAAGTAACACAAAAGGATGTGCTATGGCAACTCCTCCATTACCTTAACACATCCTTTTATATTATTATTTTCTATTCCTCTTAATGACAGCTGTGACTTCCACATCCATGCTCACCACATGCATGTCCTTCCTCGTGGTTGTGCTCATGATGAGAACACTTTACCTCTGGGTTGTAATCAAGTGTTTCATTGATAAGTGCATTTACCGCCTCATCTGCATCCCCTGAAACACCTCCAAAAAGCTTAATTCCTGCTGCTGCCAACGCTGTCTGTGCGCCGCCGCCGATTCCTCCACAGATTAAAATATCGACATTCAGTGCGTTGAGAACTCCTGCTAATGCACCATGTCCACTTCCATTCGTGTCTACTACTTCTGAATGTACTATTTTTCCTTCTTCTACATCATAAATCTTAAATGCTTCTGTGTGTCCGAAATGCTGAAAAATCTGTCCATTCTCATATGTTACTGCTATTCTCATCATACCTTCTCCTTTTTCTAATGCATATTTTTGATAGAGCTCCTGTTTGTAGCATCCGCCAAGTCCACAGTTACTATTCTGACCATCACAAATTTTAAAATCCCCGCCTTCGATTCTAAGTGGATATCCGCCAATAAGTGCATCTGCAATTTTCTTTCTGGCACTCTCGTAAATTCGCTGAACTGTTGTTCTTGCAATCTGCATAAATACTGCACACTGTTCCTGGCTATAACCTTCTTTGTCCAAAAGACGGATTGTTTCGTACTCATCTATTGTCAAAATAATGGGTGGAGTTTTTTTATTATCATCTATCGGAAGAAATTCTAAAACATCCGGAAAATGGCAGACTTTTCTGCATTTTACTGGTCTTGGCATAAGCTATTCCTTTCTTGCTTTTCTTATATATTAACTCCATTAAGAGCATATGTCAATAATGTTTTTGACATATGTCAATTATCCATACCACATGCATATGCCCTTTCAATCAGTGCACGGTCATTAACCACTGCATCATAGAAGCGAAATCCGCCGGAAAAGTTGTATGTTTCATATCCATTTCCCTCCAGAATACGGCTCGCAATATAACTTCGCAGCCCACTCTGGCATATCAGATATACAGGCTTTTCTTTCTCAACTTCATTGATACGTTCCCTCAGTTCATCTACAGGAATATTTTTAAATCCATTAATATGGCCCCTGCTAAATTCATCTACTGTTCTCACATCCAGCAACACAGCATTTTTATCTTTAGAAATCTTATCCATATTTTCCAAATGCCATTGTTTTAAGGTCCCTTTTGCTATATTGTCTATCATGAATCCGGCCATATTTACAGGATCCTTGGCAGAGGAATAAGGAGGTGCATATGCGAGATCCAAATCTTTCAGCTGGGTTGCCTTCAGCCCTGCATGGATTGCTGTTGCCAGCACATCGATACGTTTATCAACTCCTTCATATCCAATAATCTGGGCACCAAGCAAACGATAAGTCTCTTTTTCAAAAACTACTTTCATGGTCATCACTTTTCCACCAGGATAATAACCGGCATGACTCATAGGAGAAAGAATTACTGTATCTACCTCTAATCCTGACTTTTTAGCATTGGTTTCATTTATACCTGTAGTGGCTGCTGTCATATCAAACACTTTGATAACGGAGCTTCCCTGACTGCCTAAATAATGGCTATCACCACCACAAATATTATCCGCAATAATCCTTCCCTGTTTATTGGCAGGTCCTGCTAAAGAGATTAACGCATCATTGCCAGTAACATAATGTTTTACCTGAACTGCATCACCTGCAGCATAAATGTCTGGTACAGAAGTTTCCATTCTGTCATTCACTACAATACTTTCCTTGATGCCAAGTTCCAGACCAGCTTCTTTTGCTAATGTTGTATCTGGTGTAACGCCGATTGCCAGTACTACCATATCAGCATGAAGGGATGGATTATCTTTCAATAGGACCTCCACTCCATTGTTTTTTTCTTTAAATCCTTCCACTGTATAGCCCAGTACCAGTTTTATCCCATGCTTTCTCATTTCATTATGAATCATGGATGCCATATCTGGATCAAAAGGATTCATCAGCTGCTTAGGTCGTTGAACAATTGTAACATCCATGCCAAGCTCCCTTAAATTTTCTGCCAGTTCCAGACCAATAAAGCCACCACCTGCCAATACAACTGATTTTGGATGATTCTTATTTATATATTTCTTTATCCGAAAAGTATCTTCTACTGTACGAAGTGTAAAAAGTTTATCAATGCCTACTCCAGGGAGTCTCGGCTGTGTTGGTTTTGCACCTGGAGAAAGGATAAGTTTATCGTAATTTTCTTCAAATATTTCACCGTTTTCTAAATTCTTCACTGAAACAGTTTTACGTTCCGGATGTATGGAGATAACTTCATGATGAATTTTCATATTAATACGGAAGCGTTTTAAAAAACTCTCGGGTGTCTGTAGTGTAAGTTCTTCCGGATCTGTGATCACATCTCCAATATAATATGGAAGTCCACAATTCGCATAGGATATATATCCAGATTTTTCAAATACCGTTATTTCTGCATATTCATCCAGTCTGCGTATTCTTGCTGCAGCTGTAGCTCCTCCGGCTACACCACCTACGATTATTACCTTCATCTTTTTTCCACCTTTCCTCATTAAAGCATTTCTAAAATTGCATTCTTAGGTCTTACCCCGGAAACCTGCTGAATAATCTTCCCATTTTTTATGACAACTAAAGTCGGAATACTCATAATACCGAACTTATTTGCTAGTTCAGACTGCTCATCTATATTGATTTTTCCAACTTTGATATCTGCACGTTCACTCGCAATCTCCTCTACGACAGGAGCCAACATACGGCAAGGTGCACACCAAGGAGCCCAAAAATCCAAAAGAACAGGTTTCTCGGAATTCATTATTTCATTCTGAAAATTATTTTTATTGATATTAATAGCAGACATTTTACAGTCCTCCTTGTTTTTTTCTTTTATGGCTTTATTATAATCTGAACTTCATTTATTTTCTGTGATATCATCACATTATTATGATGATTAATTTTTTTAAATTTATTATTAAACAAAATAGATGAATGATGTATCTTATAAAGAATGGCTGTCTTTTCTCCAATGAGAAGACAGCCATTTCTCATATATTCTTTAATACAAATCTCCTGTCCATCCTTCAAAATTTCCACTGCTGTTCCGGTTTTGAGTAAATGTAATAGAACCCTTGAAAAAGACTTTGAATTCCATAGGCTTCCTCAAAATCATGGAAGTTTTTTTGAAATACGGTGTTATGATGATAGTGGTTATAACCTGCCGCACTGGACAACCCGGATCCTGCTCCTACAAGCACCGCATCCACGTTCCGAATCAATTCTGCTGTGGAAACCCGCAAGTCAGAATCAATGACGTCATTCAGCTTATAGGACATGATTTTAGAAATTTTTTTAAATTATTTTTTGAAGTGTAAAAAGACATAAAAAAGATGCCAGGATTTCTCCTGACACCATAG
This Ruminococcus hominis DNA region includes the following protein-coding sequences:
- a CDS encoding DUF3892 domain-containing protein, with the protein product MTMKAMKIQMKSNCGNSRNVQDIDSIYIDQTGTYWKKAEVYDYLKQFPKSIQVNIFPYPYLVPVMSILGEKYVRSEANDTVTDNLLKLPRGYGK
- a CDS encoding DUF3990 domain-containing protein; its protein translation is MRLYHGSNIAIDNINLAMCRPYKDFGQGFYLTDIEEQAEKMAIRVAKIYGQSPILNVYEIDDNFKDLNNLRIKNFGIWTTEEWAKFVMNNRSRAFMDVQDVLCNKDNKYDIVIGPVADDNMALLFRQYENEIIDFETLLKGMIYKKTSSQYSFHTEKSVKLLRKVMSRNV
- a CDS encoding DUF3791 domain-containing protein, with the translated sequence MSEQKRKIGFTVACVNEFANRHKLSSKEAFRYLFQFKGIAFIKENYDVEHTLDFDTILDDLEILCKKNGGTL
- a CDS encoding 4Fe-4S binding protein codes for the protein MNKDKRVQSKPAQKEPIKRNKFRKYVPSILLFLLFEIVAVTLWLVKKNLFYLLNFSYIGGCLGLGTALFTAGKRYARHFIQLAVGSYMLLYLGVISHENMQIEGFWYYLFLGVFEAATIHYAVAKIFGPLFFGRGWCGYACWTVMVLDFLPYKQPQNPRKEKLCFLRYVMFILSLALVSGLMLIKIANLEQIMFWLFIVGNVLYYILGIGLAFVLKDNRAFCKYLCPVTVFLKPMSYFSFLRVHCDESKCIHCDKCLRVCPMNVEVNKESRKRKNGTECILCYECTKDCPTKALH
- a CDS encoding NifB/NifX family molybdenum-iron cluster-binding protein, with translation MPRPVKCRKVCHFPDVLEFLPIDDNKKTPPIILTIDEYETIRLLDKEGYSQEQCAVFMQIARTTVQRIYESARKKIADALIGGYPLRIEGGDFKICDGQNSNCGLGGCYKQELYQKYALEKGEGMMRIAVTYENGQIFQHFGHTEAFKIYDVEEGKIVHSEVVDTNGSGHGALAGVLNALNVDILICGGIGGGAQTALAAAGIKLFGGVSGDADEAVNALINETLDYNPEVKCSHHEHNHEEGHACGEHGCGSHSCH
- a CDS encoding FAD-dependent oxidoreductase, with product MKVIIVGGVAGGATAAARIRRLDEYAEITVFEKSGYISYANCGLPYYIGDVITDPEELTLQTPESFLKRFRINMKIHHEVISIHPERKTVSVKNLENGEIFEENYDKLILSPGAKPTQPRLPGVGIDKLFTLRTVEDTFRIKKYINKNHPKSVVLAGGGFIGLELAENLRELGMDVTIVQRPKQLMNPFDPDMASMIHNEMRKHGIKLVLGYTVEGFKEKNNGVEVLLKDNPSLHADMVVLAIGVTPDTTLAKEAGLELGIKESIVVNDRMETSVPDIYAAGDAVQVKHYVTGNDALISLAGPANKQGRIIADNICGGDSHYLGSQGSSVIKVFDMTAATTGINETNAKKSGLEVDTVILSPMSHAGYYPGGKVMTMKVVFEKETYRLLGAQIIGYEGVDKRIDVLATAIHAGLKATQLKDLDLAYAPPYSSAKDPVNMAGFMIDNIAKGTLKQWHLENMDKISKDKNAVLLDVRTVDEFSRGHINGFKNIPVDELRERINEVEKEKPVYLICQSGLRSYIASRILEGNGYETYNFSGGFRFYDAVVNDRALIERAYACGMDN
- the trxA gene encoding thioredoxin, giving the protein MSAININKNNFQNEIMNSEKPVLLDFWAPWCAPCRMLAPVVEEIASERADIKVGKINIDEQSELANKFGIMSIPTLVVIKNGKIIQQVSGVRPKNAILEML